Proteins found in one Salvelinus alpinus chromosome 11, SLU_Salpinus.1, whole genome shotgun sequence genomic segment:
- the LOC139534658 gene encoding putative nuclease HARBI1, translating into MKAQNCVFLSALTMACPFVRDVVDEEALVLRRAFRRERVFRDRLDPLAFPDDHLYERYRFSADGIRYLCRLLGPRIKHRTARSHALSVEQMVCVALRFFASGAFLYSVGDAEQLNKATICRTIRSVCLAIKALADVFISFPGHRRLCDIKEEFYRIAGFPNVIGAVDCTHIRIKAPPGAHEADFVNRKSFHSINVQMVCNADCVISNVVAKWPGSVHDSRIFRASEIYQCLSQGEFSGVLLGDRGYGCQPFLLTPFTDPQEAQQAYNHAHARTKARVEMTFGLLKARFHCLHKLRVSPVRACDITVACAVLHNVACLRKERAPRVPPAMDWDNPAIFPDDDSGRLLRDQYVLNYFS; encoded by the exons atgaaggcccaaaattgtgtgttcctttctgctctgacaatggcatgcccattcgtgcgagatgtggtggatgaagaagcacttgtgctgaggagagccttcaggcgagaaagggtcttcagggaccggttggacccactggccttccctgatgaccatctatatgaaagatacaggttttctgcagatggcatcaggtatctatgcagactactgggtcccaggattaagcaccgcactgcacggagccatgcactgagtgtggagcaaatggtttgtgtggccttgcgcttttttgctagtggagccttcctgtactcagtgggggatgcagaacagctgaacaaggccacaatttgccgcacaataaggagtgtgtgtctggctatcaaagcattagcagatgtcttcatctccttccctggccacagaagactctgtgacatcaaagaggagttctataggattgcag gtttccccaatgtcattggtgcagtggactgcacacacataaggataaaagcccccccaggtgcccatgaggccgattttgtgaataggaaatcctttcacagcattaatgttcag atggtctgcaatgctgactgtgtgatcagcaatgttgtggcaaaatggcctggctcagtccatgactccagaatctttcgggcctctgaaatctatcagtgcctatcacaag gtgaattctctggtgtgttgctgggagacagggggtatggctgccagccttttctcctgacacctttcacagacccccaggaagcacagcaggcctacaaccatgcccatgccaggaccaaggccagagttgaaatgacctttggcctcctgaaggcacgctttcactgccttcacaaattaagggtcagccctgttagggcatgtgatattactgtggcttgtgctgtcctccacaatgtggcctgcctgaggaaggagagggcccccagagtgccaccagccatggactgggacaatccggcaatcttccctgatgacgacagtggtcggctgctgagggaccaatatgtgttgaattattttagttag